The Deltaproteobacteria bacterium genome includes the window AGCCGGCGCTGCAGCATGGAAATGGAGGCCTGCCGGGTTTCAGCGACGATTTCCAGGGCTTCCTGGTATTTTTCGTCCTTTTCCCCCAATTCTTCTTCTTCAGCCTTCTGCTCCTGGATCTCCAGGATGCCCGGTTCAAATTCGGGGCTCCGCTGGGCCTTAAGGAAGTCAACCACCCGCTTGACCTCCTCCTCCGAAATGTAAGGCCCGTGAATCCGCTTCAGCCGCGACGTGCCAGGGGGCATAAACAACAGGTCACCCAGCCCCAAGAGCTTTTCGGCCCCTACCGTATCCATGATGGTCCGGGAGTCCACCTTGGAAGACACCTGAAAGGAAATCCGGGTGGGGAAGTTGGCTTTGATCAGGCCGGTGATGACATCGACAGAAGGTCTCTGGGTGGCCAGAATCAGGTGAATACCTGCGGCCCGGGCTTTTTGGGCCAGACGGATGAGATATTCCTCGGTCTCCCGGGCCGAGATCATCATCAGATCGGCCAATTCGTCGATGACGATGACAATATAGGGCAGAGGCCGCACACTATCCTCTTCTTCCTGGTTTTTGGTCATTTTTAAGGTCTTAAGGATTTTGACATTGTAAGATTCAATATTGCGCACTTCCAGGTCGGAGAGCAGACCATAACGGCGTTCCATTTCTTCCACCGCCCAGCGTAAGGCGGTAGTGGCCACTTTCGGATTGATGACCACCGGATGCAGCAGATGTGGAATTCCCTCGTAAGTTGACAACTCGATGCGCTTGGGGTCGACCATCAGAAACCGCACTTCTTCCGGGCTGGCCTTGAAGAGAATGCTGATGATCATGGCATTGAGTCCGACGCTTTTGCCAGTACCGGTGGCCCCGGCAATCAAAAGATGAGGCATCTTGCCTAGATCGGTGACCACCGGCTGCCCCATGATGTCTTTGCCCAGGGCGATGGTCAGAGGAGAACGGGACTGGCGATAGATCTCATGGCCTAAGATTTCCCGCATGGTAACCAGTTGCCGTTTGGCATTGGGAATCTCGATGCCAATCACTGCCTTGCCGGGCACCGGGGCAACAATGCGAATCGATAGAGCCTTCAGAGCCAGGGCCAGGTCGTCAGCCAAGCTCGTAACTTTGCTGATTTTTATACCCAACGCCGGTTCAAATTCAATCATGGTAATCACCGGGCCGGGACGCACCGCCACTACCTTGCCTTCCACCCCAAAGTGTTGCAGGGTATTTTCTAATTTTCGGGCCTGGGCCAATAAGGCTTCTTCCTGCACCTGGAAATCCCAGGCAGGCGGTGGATTCAAAAAATCCAGTTGAGGTAGAATAAAGCTGCTCAGCGGTATGGCTTTGACCCGCTTCTGACGGCGAGAAACGGTTTCCGCCGAGGCCGATACCACTGGCTCCGGCAAGGGCTCGGCTGGCGGGGCAGCAGCGGCAGCGGCGTTAAGTGAGGTAGTCGGGTCCTCGGCTGAGGGCGGTATCAGCGAAGGCTGCGGTGATTCCAGAGGATTAGGCACTTCCGGGGCTTCCCGGCCGCGGCCGCAGATGGCCTGAACCAGCGCGGCTATTTTTTCCCGAATAAGCCCCAGCAAAGCAACGTAGGAGATTCGGGTCACGGCCATGAAACTGACCAGCAAAAGCGCCACTAGTGCCAGGGCGGTTCCGGCCAGATTGAGCCAGGGGGTCAACAGCACTAACAATCGCCATCCCAAGGTACCGCCGCCCAAAATCTGGCTGCCCCCCAAAGGGAACAAGGGCCAGCCCAGAGAGATCAGCCCGGCAGTGGCCAGCGGCAGCCCCAGATAAGCCAGCCAATGCCAGGGATAGCGGAGGCCGGCATCCCCCTGGTAGAACTTTAGAGCCAGCCAACTCAATATAATGGGGAGCCAGAAAGCTGCCAGTCCCAGAGCCCGGATAAGATAGTCGGCGATCAGTGCTCCGGCTTTGCCCCCCCAGTTGGCTACCGGTCCAACCGCGGTCAGTCCAGCGGTATCAGTGGAACTATAAGAAAGCAGACTGATCACCAGAAACAGGTCCAATACCAGCAACAGTAGGGCAATTATTTCTTGGCTCAGACGACGGCCCGGAGGAGGTGCCGCCGGCCCCTTGGCTGGTTTGGGCAATATGGTTTTTGATTTTCGCTTACTCTTAGTTTTCTTGGGGCGTGCCATGATCAATAATAAAAGATAGTAATATTCAGATAATACCAAATTGTGTCAAAAAATTATAGTATTAATAAAATGGCTATCAGACTCTAAAATTTTAGCATAACCGGGAAGAAATGCCAAATTGCGCCCAACTGGGGAGCGGTAGCGCATGGTATTTTTTCCGATCTTCATTCAGTTTTAGCTTTTCGCCGGGAGGGAGATTCTGGATACTGTCCGCAGTCATCAAACTTGCCCTTCAGCTAAAGTATGGTATAAAGTATCAGATAATTCAGATTTCTCAGGAGCAAGGAATGGAAGTGCGCTACGACCCGGCCCGGATTGAGGCAAAATGGCAGCGATACTGGATGGAACAGCGGTTGTTTGAAGTTCAGGAAAGGGCCGATCAACCGAATTATTATGTGCTGGAGATGTTCCCTTATCCCTCCGGCCGTATTCATATGGGGCATGTGCGTAATTACACCATCGGTGATGTGATTGCCCGTTACAAACGGATGCAGGGTTACAATGTCCTGCATCCCATGGGCTGGGATGCCTTTGGCATGCCAGCGGAAAACGCGGCTCTGGCCCATAACATTCATCCGGCTAAATGGACCAACGACAACATTAATTACATGCGTCAGCAACTCAAGTCTTTGGGTTACAGCTATGACTGGTCCCGGGAATTGTCTACTTGTGATCCGGAGTATTATCGCTGGGAACAACTGGTGTTTATCGAAATGTATCGACGGGGCATGGCCTACAAAAAACTTTCCGCGGTTAACTGGTGTGAGCACTGCCAGACAGTATTAGCCAACGAACAGGTCGAAGGGGGATGTTGCTGGCGGTGCCAGCAACCGGTAACCTTGAGGGAATTCGAGCAATGGTTCTTTAAAATTACCGATTATGTTGACGAACTGCTGGAATATTGTGACAAGTTGCCCCACTGGCCGGAGCGGGTCCTCACCATGCAAAAGAACTGGATCGGCAGATCCGAGGGTGCGGAAATCTATTTCCCGTTAGAGGGTAGCGACGAGTCCATTGCGGTGTTCACTACCCGTCAGGACACCCTTTACGGGGCCACTTTTATGAGCCTGGCCCCGGAACATCCGTTGGCTCTCAGTTTAGCTCAGGGAACCCCGCAAGCACAGGTGGTCCGGGACTTTGTAGAGCGCTGGAAGCAGCAGGACCGTAGTCGCGGCCAATTAGAAGATCTGACCAAGGAAGGGGTCTTCACCGGGCGCTGTTGTCTCAACCCGGTAACCGGCTGGCGGATGCCTATCTACGTCGCCAATTTTGTCTTGATGGAATACGGCACCGGTGCGGTGATGGCAGTCCCGGCGCATGATCAGCGGGATTTCGAGTTTGCCCGGAAGTATCAATTGCCCGTTGTAGTGGTCATCCAGCCTCCGGGGCAGACCTTATCCGCGGATACCATGACCGCTGCCTATGAAGATGAAGGCACCTTGGTCAACTCCGGCCCCTTTAATGGTCTGGCCAGTTCAGAAGCCCGCCCGGCTATATTGCGGGATCTCGAAGCACAAGGGAAGGGGCGCGCCTCATTGCATTATCGCTTGCGCGATTGGG containing:
- a CDS encoding DNA translocase FtsK 4TM domain-containing protein translates to MARPKKTKSKRKSKTILPKPAKGPAAPPPGRRLSQEIIALLLLVLDLFLVISLLSYSSTDTAGLTAVGPVANWGGKAGALIADYLIRALGLAAFWLPIILSWLALKFYQGDAGLRYPWHWLAYLGLPLATAGLISLGWPLFPLGGSQILGGGTLGWRLLVLLTPWLNLAGTALALVALLLVSFMAVTRISYVALLGLIREKIAALVQAICGRGREAPEVPNPLESPQPSLIPPSAEDPTTSLNAAAAAAPPAEPLPEPVVSASAETVSRRQKRVKAIPLSSFILPQLDFLNPPPAWDFQVQEEALLAQARKLENTLQHFGVEGKVVAVRPGPVITMIEFEPALGIKISKVTSLADDLALALKALSIRIVAPVPGKAVIGIEIPNAKRQLVTMREILGHEIYRQSRSPLTIALGKDIMGQPVVTDLGKMPHLLIAGATGTGKSVGLNAMIISILFKASPEEVRFLMVDPKRIELSTYEGIPHLLHPVVINPKVATTALRWAVEEMERRYGLLSDLEVRNIESYNVKILKTLKMTKNQEEEDSVRPLPYIVIVIDELADLMMISARETEEYLIRLAQKARAAGIHLILATQRPSVDVITGLIKANFPTRISFQVSSKVDSRTIMDTVGAEKLLGLGDLLFMPPGTSRLKRIHGPYISEEEVKRVVDFLKAQRSPEFEPGILEIQEQKAEEEELGEKDEKYQEALEIVAETRQASISMLQRRLRVGYNRAARIIEMMEKEGLVGPSDGIKAREVYLPHRR
- a CDS encoding leucine--tRNA ligase, with the translated sequence MEVRYDPARIEAKWQRYWMEQRLFEVQERADQPNYYVLEMFPYPSGRIHMGHVRNYTIGDVIARYKRMQGYNVLHPMGWDAFGMPAENAALAHNIHPAKWTNDNINYMRQQLKSLGYSYDWSRELSTCDPEYYRWEQLVFIEMYRRGMAYKKLSAVNWCEHCQTVLANEQVEGGCCWRCQQPVTLREFEQWFFKITDYVDELLEYCDKLPHWPERVLTMQKNWIGRSEGAEIYFPLEGSDESIAVFTTRQDTLYGATFMSLAPEHPLALSLAQGTPQAQVVRDFVERWKQQDRSRGQLEDLTKEGVFTGRCCLNPVTGWRMPIYVANFVLMEYGTGAVMAVPAHDQRDFEFARKYQLPVVVVIQPPGQTLSADTMTAAYEDEGTLVNSGPFNGLASSEARPAILRDLEAQGKGRASLHYRLRDWGISRQRYWGAPIPIIYCEHCGIQTVPEADLPVVLPLEVNITMAGGSPLAQLDTFVHTSCPACGRQARREVDTMDTFVESSWYFLRYTCPDYQEGPLDPARVNYWLPVDQYIGGIEHAVMHLLYARFFTKVLRDLGLISLDEPFTRLLTQGMVLKDGAKMSKSKGNAVDPDEMIKAYGADTTRLFCLFAAPPERDLEWSEQGIAGCARFLHRAWTLVSDLHSQLAGLKPYCGSGAELPPGLKDLRRKVHQTIHKVTVDIESRFHFNTAIAAMMELVNELYLARDHQEMNLEAGPLAAPVWREAIDSLLLMLSPMVPHFAEELWEALGHSIPILLASWPQAQPEALAAETRLVVIQINGKLRSKIEVPAEAGEDQIRQRALEDPRIQELIQGKKPKKVVVARQKLVNIVI